The region AAGTGACTTAATAGAGCCTTTTGGCAATACGGCCGCTATGTAATCCTTTTTGATTGTGATTTCAGTCGCTTCATTAAGCGATAACAACACGTAGTCGTTTTCTTCGTTAATTTTAGCTATTTTACCCAAAATACCACCAGTCGTGAGGACTTCATCGCCCTTGCCCAAAGAACCCATGAGGTTTTTATGCTCTTTCACACGCTTTGATTGTGGGCGAAATATCATGAAGTAAAAAATAAGCCCAAATATCGCCAGCATGAAAACAAGTTCCATGGTACCGCCGGCGCCGGTTGCAGAAGCGTCTGCTGCGTATGCATTTGAAATTAACATAGTGTTCTCTTCTTATTGTCAGTGTAAAATTAATTGATTTATTCTGGCACTTCAGGGACTTCTCGTCCTTGGCTAGTATAGAATTCCTTAACAAAGGCCTCTAATGTACCTGTCTCGATGGCGCCACGCAAACCTTCCATCAATCTTTGGTAGTACCTAAGATTGTGAATGGTGTTTAAACGAGCACCCAAAATTTCATTACAGCGATCTAAGTGGTAAAGGTATGCCCTTGAGTAATGCTTACAGGTATAACAATCACACTTTTCATCAAGTGTGGCGGTGTCATCACGGTGGCGAGCATTACGTATTTTAATCACCCCTTCACTGGTAAACAGATGACCATTACGGGCATTACGAGTGGGCATAACGCAGTCAAACATGTCGACACCACGTCGAACACCTTCAACTAAATCTTCAGGCTTACCAACTCCCATCAAATAGCGCGGTTTATCGGTTGGGATCTGCGGACATACATGCTCAAGAATGCGATGCATGTCTTCTTTAGGCTCACCGACAGCTAAACCGCCAACCGCATAACCGTCGAAACCGATACTGATGAGCCCTTTAAGGCTTTCGTCACGTAAATCTTCGTACACACCACCTTGAATAATACCAAACAAGGAATTAGGGTTCTCTAGTCTATTGAACTCATCACGTGAACGTTGCGCCCAACGCAATGACATCTGCATCGACTTACGCGCTTCATCTTCGGTGGCAGGGTAAGGTGTGCATTCATCAAAAATCATCACCACATCACTGCCTAATGAATTTTGGATCTGAATCGACTTTTCTGGGTCTAGGAAGATTTTCTCACCATTAATTGGCGAACGGAAATGCACACCAGCTTCGGTTATCTTACGAATATCCCCTAAGCTGAAAACTTGAAATCCACCAGAGTCGGTGAGAATTGGCCGCTGCCAATTCATAAAATCATGTAGATCGCCATGCTTACGCATCACTTCTTCACCTGGGCGAAGCCAAAGGTGAAAGGTGTTACCCAATAAAATGTCGGCGCCAGTTTCACGCACTTCTTCAGGCGTCATGCTTTTCACTGTGCCATACGTGCCAACAGGCATAAATGCGGGGGTTTCCACCGTGCCACGTTCGAACACTAAACGTCCACGTCGGGCACGTCCATCGGTTGTATCTAATTCAAATTGCATTGTATATCCTCGTCAGATAAACAGTCTGACATATATAAGCTCATCACCAACAATGAACCTAAGTAAATACGATAAATAAGGGCAAATAATGATAAATCAACCCTTAAGCTCAAATGGAAGCCAACAGCGACCGCATGAAGTCGCCGAGTATTTTAAACCAAATTGGGTTATTTAGTTGGCTTTTTTAGTCACAAACATGGCATCACCATAGCTAAAAAAGCGGTATTTTTGCTCAATCGCATGTTGATAGGCGTTTTTAACTTCATCAAAGCCTGCAAAAGCACTCAAGAGCATGATCAAGGTTGACTCTGGGAGGTGAAAATTTGTCACCATGGCGTCAACCACTTGGAACTCATAACCGGGGTAAATGAAGATATCTGTATCGCGACAAAATGCGCGAAGTTCACCTTCGCTTGCTTTGGCCGCACTTTCTAAGGAGCGTACCGATGTTGTGCCCACAGCGATAACTCGGCCACCTTGCGCTTTTGTCTGTGCAATTTTATCAACCACCTCTTGAGACACTTCGGCCCATTCAGAATGCATCTTATGATCAAGTATGTTGTCTACTTTAACAGGCTGAAATGTCCCTGCGCCCACATGTAAAGTTACAAAAGCGGTCTCTACACCTTTCTCTTTTAACTGACTTAACAACGCATTATCAAAGTGCAATCCCGCTGTCGGTGCAGCAACCGCCCCGGGGGTTTCATTATAAACGGTTTGATAGCGTTCTTTATCTGCATCTTCATCAGGACGATCGATATAAGGGGGTAAAGGCATATGCCCCACCTCTTCTAACACTTCAAGTATCGTCTTATCATCATTAAGCTCAAGTTCAAATAAGGCATCATGACGAGCCAGCATTGTCATCTGGTAGCCGCCGTCTAAAGACAATTTTGTCTCTACTTTAGGGGATTTTGAACTTCTAACGTGGGCTAATATGCGCTTATTGTCGAGCATGCGTTCAACTAAAATTTCAAGTTTACCGCCCGTTTCCTTTTGCCCAAACAGGCGTGCTGGGATCACTCGAGTGTTATTAAACACCATAAGATCACCTTTATTAACCCTGTCAAGAATATCGGTAAACTGATTATCACCAAGTTCACCACTATTACCATCTAAAGATAATAAGCGAGAGGCAGTACGTTCAGGTGTCGGGTAACGAGCGATCAGCTCATCAGGAAGTGCAAAAGAAAAATCGGTAACGCGCATGGTTAGTCTCTATTTTAACATAAATCGAGCGCTAGTTTATTGGTAGAGCAGCCTAAGATCAACAATCAGTTTATGCTTTACCATCGTCATGCCTATTAACAGCGCCGACTGTTCGTCAATTAATACCAGCAAAAACTCGCTTAGCATCGGGGTGCATGGTATTGTCAGTTGAGTATTTCAAAGATAACATGACCAACAATCCCATGAACTTTCTCGCTCACCTCCATCTCGCTGATAATAGTAAAACCTCGCTAGCTGCTAATTTAGCTGGAGATTTCGCTAAAGGAAATGTTGCCGACTTTCCTAAGCACCTACAACAAGGGATCTGGTTACATAGACAAATAGACCAATTAACGGATAGTCACGAAATAACAAAAGAGTTATTAACAACATTCCCCAGCTCACTCAGAAGGGCTGCACCCATTATCATTGATCTCGCGTTCGACCATATGTTAGCCAAATATTGGGATGAGTATCATAACATGAGTTTAGGGCTATTTTCAGAACGGGCTTATGATGACATTGACGCATGTGAACAACTGCCCAAACAGCTACAGTTAATAGCCCCTAAAATTCGCAGTGAAAATTGGTTAATGGCCTATCAAAACCGAACAGGATTAAATCAAGCCATTGAGTCTGTGGCTAAGCGCATCTCAACACCTGACATATTTAATGGGGCCACTAAAGCGGTTGCCGCCTTAGATACTGAAATAGAGATAGCGTTTAGAACCTTTTATCCTCAACTAATGGCATATAGCCGCATGTGGGCAAAACAAACGCCAACGCAATACCTCGATATCAAAAGTAGGCATAATTAGCACAGCTGGATCGACACAGTCATGCATAAACAGTCTCTATTTTCGATACTAATGAGCACTCAGATTTGCTAATATCACTGGGCAATAGGAGAACTCATGCAAATATT is a window of Shewanella sp. VB17 DNA encoding:
- the yajC gene encoding preprotein translocase subunit YajC — translated: MLISNAYAADASATGAGGTMELVFMLAIFGLIFYFMIFRPQSKRVKEHKNLMGSLGKGDEVLTTGGILGKIAKINEENDYVLLSLNEATEITIKKDYIAAVLPKGSIKSL
- the tgt gene encoding tRNA guanosine(34) transglycosylase Tgt, with amino-acid sequence MQFELDTTDGRARRGRLVFERGTVETPAFMPVGTYGTVKSMTPEEVRETGADILLGNTFHLWLRPGEEVMRKHGDLHDFMNWQRPILTDSGGFQVFSLGDIRKITEAGVHFRSPINGEKIFLDPEKSIQIQNSLGSDVVMIFDECTPYPATEDEARKSMQMSLRWAQRSRDEFNRLENPNSLFGIIQGGVYEDLRDESLKGLISIGFDGYAVGGLAVGEPKEDMHRILEHVCPQIPTDKPRYLMGVGKPEDLVEGVRRGVDMFDCVMPTRNARNGHLFTSEGVIKIRNARHRDDTATLDEKCDCYTCKHYSRAYLYHLDRCNEILGARLNTIHNLRYYQRLMEGLRGAIETGTLEAFVKEFYTSQGREVPEVPE
- the queA gene encoding tRNA preQ1(34) S-adenosylmethionine ribosyltransferase-isomerase QueA, producing MRVTDFSFALPDELIARYPTPERTASRLLSLDGNSGELGDNQFTDILDRVNKGDLMVFNNTRVIPARLFGQKETGGKLEILVERMLDNKRILAHVRSSKSPKVETKLSLDGGYQMTMLARHDALFELELNDDKTILEVLEEVGHMPLPPYIDRPDEDADKERYQTVYNETPGAVAAPTAGLHFDNALLSQLKEKGVETAFVTLHVGAGTFQPVKVDNILDHKMHSEWAEVSQEVVDKIAQTKAQGGRVIAVGTTSVRSLESAAKASEGELRAFCRDTDIFIYPGYEFQVVDAMVTNFHLPESTLIMLLSAFAGFDEVKNAYQHAIEQKYRFFSYGDAMFVTKKAN
- a CDS encoding ACP phosphodiesterase, whose product is MNFLAHLHLADNSKTSLAANLAGDFAKGNVADFPKHLQQGIWLHRQIDQLTDSHEITKELLTTFPSSLRRAAPIIIDLAFDHMLAKYWDEYHNMSLGLFSERAYDDIDACEQLPKQLQLIAPKIRSENWLMAYQNRTGLNQAIESVAKRISTPDIFNGATKAVAALDTEIEIAFRTFYPQLMAYSRMWAKQTPTQYLDIKSRHN